One segment of Arcanobacterium haemolyticum DSM 20595 DNA contains the following:
- a CDS encoding sensor histidine kinase: MRQRAVALVTVAVGVAVLFLAIPGMLLGSYLIWKDAETSVEIRSQAVVEIVGRLEQNKSKVWINLLDSLAESSHLSGVHISVVYPDGQTVESTSPVAPSRFELRRFTTQGSLVTISAPRSAALHNIVQLIAGAVALVLAAFTVGAWVARRRARTLSDPLILLAATAEQIGAGQVRPRMSLSGIEEIDLVYQELERTASRMAGRIAAERQFAADAAHQLRTPLTALSMRIEEIQFLADDSEVATEAERALEQIDRLSGVVTELMRKSSTGVGGTTEAVNLRDVCEQQHHEWATIFRKAHRTLVLAEGDYNPVLATPGSLAQILATLIENSLKYGAGTTTITPIKSGRMVNIKVRDEGLGVPDELADSIFLKGVSGGGSTGIGLAVARELASNDGGRLELTARKPAEFTLTLAAVPHQLDPSRVVPRGAVISMSSRRRRR; the protein is encoded by the coding sequence ATGCGCCAGCGGGCAGTTGCTCTAGTTACCGTAGCTGTTGGTGTTGCAGTTTTATTCTTGGCTATTCCTGGAATGTTGCTCGGCAGTTACCTTATCTGGAAAGATGCCGAAACGAGCGTCGAAATTCGTTCCCAAGCGGTTGTAGAAATCGTAGGGCGATTGGAACAAAACAAGTCAAAAGTGTGGATCAACCTGCTCGATTCGCTCGCTGAATCATCGCATCTGTCAGGTGTTCATATTTCTGTCGTGTACCCAGATGGGCAAACAGTAGAATCTACCAGCCCAGTTGCGCCGTCACGCTTCGAACTGCGGCGATTTACCACGCAAGGATCGCTTGTAACTATTTCTGCCCCACGCTCAGCGGCACTCCACAACATCGTTCAACTTATCGCAGGCGCAGTTGCCCTTGTCCTGGCTGCATTCACAGTTGGGGCATGGGTGGCGCGCAGGCGCGCCCGAACACTCTCAGATCCTCTCATTCTCCTTGCGGCAACGGCGGAACAAATCGGGGCGGGGCAAGTTCGCCCACGCATGTCCCTATCAGGGATCGAAGAAATCGATCTGGTTTATCAAGAACTCGAACGAACTGCTAGCCGGATGGCGGGCCGCATCGCCGCCGAACGCCAGTTCGCCGCCGATGCGGCCCACCAACTCCGAACACCACTCACCGCACTTTCTATGCGGATTGAAGAAATCCAATTTTTGGCAGACGATTCTGAAGTTGCCACCGAAGCCGAACGTGCCCTAGAACAAATTGATCGCCTAAGCGGAGTAGTAACAGAGCTTATGCGCAAATCCTCCACAGGCGTTGGCGGAACTACTGAAGCTGTTAATCTGCGTGATGTTTGCGAACAACAACACCACGAATGGGCAACCATATTCCGTAAAGCCCACCGCACGTTAGTCCTAGCAGAAGGCGATTACAACCCTGTTCTTGCCACTCCAGGATCGTTGGCACAAATCCTTGCCACCTTGATCGAAAATTCGCTCAAATACGGTGCTGGAACAACCACAATAACCCCAATAAAATCAGGCCGAATGGTCAATATCAAAGTCCGTGACGAAGGCTTGGGTGTGCCAGACGAACTCGCAGATTCCATCTTCCTCAAAGGCGTATCGGGCGGCGGATCCACTGGGATCGGGCTAGCAGTAGCACGCGAATTAGCATCAAACGATGGCGGCCGCCTTGAACTCACCGCCCGCAAACCTGCAGAATTCACGCTCACGTTGGCGGCTGTACCACACCAGCTCGATCCATCACGTGTGGTTCCACGTGGAGCAGTGATATCGATGAGCTCACGGCGTCGTCGTCGATAA
- a CDS encoding response regulator transcription factor has translation MTKVLIVEDDSAISGPLVRAFTREGYDVTSVATGQEAIDLVSSSIDLMVLDLGLPDMDGLDVARAARTEGQSCPILILTARAEEVDMVVGLDAGADDYVTKPFRLAELLARVRALLRRSVSSDETVGMIKAQDVSVDISAHRAYLGDEELQLTGKEFELLTILLRSAGSVVSRESLMATMWSKDIETSTKKLDMHVSWLRRKLGDDVTEPHYITTVRGMGFRFENA, from the coding sequence ATGACGAAAGTACTTATTGTAGAAGATGATTCGGCTATTTCAGGCCCGCTTGTTCGCGCGTTCACACGTGAAGGATACGATGTGACTTCTGTGGCTACAGGCCAAGAAGCGATTGACCTCGTGTCGTCCTCCATTGATCTCATGGTCCTTGATTTGGGGCTTCCTGATATGGACGGCTTGGATGTTGCTCGTGCTGCACGTACTGAAGGCCAGTCGTGCCCAATCCTTATCCTCACTGCTCGTGCAGAAGAAGTAGATATGGTTGTTGGCCTTGATGCTGGTGCCGATGATTACGTCACCAAGCCATTTAGGCTTGCAGAACTGTTGGCGCGCGTTCGTGCACTCTTACGGCGGTCCGTTTCTTCAGATGAAACAGTCGGAATGATTAAAGCGCAGGATGTGAGCGTTGATATTTCTGCCCATCGTGCGTACCTAGGCGATGAAGAACTCCAGCTCACAGGCAAAGAGTTTGAATTGCTTACCATCCTTTTGCGTTCGGCTGGCTCTGTTGTTTCACGTGAAAGCCTCATGGCTACGATGTGGAGTAAAGACATCGAAACATCCACGAAGAAATTGGATATGCACGTATCGTGGTTGCGCCGCAAACTTGGCGATGATGTTACCGAACCACATTACATCACCACCGTGCGCGGCATGGGATTCCGATTCGAAAACGCCTGA
- a CDS encoding adenylate/guanylate cyclase domain-containing protein yields the protein MQDTPGFGSDEELTTVEKHARRLLGGAPKYAIHQAAELAGMDVDSVRRFWRAMGFPYIRNSESVLFTEYDIDVMRAHQDFIERGKMDEDTQNSLVRAQSHLADRIVLWQYEALVEEAENRFGLDEVSARYWVLDHIQDYEQFLIYQTKYAWRRHLTAFLRRTEVELEGMSYNGANVMPLTRAMGFVDLVSFTQRSGELSPHQLVDFIQTFEFTSRDVISAYGARVVKTVGDAVLYIADDLDVGATVVSEIVNALHKTPGMPDVRASLVWGGLVSRFGDVFGPNVNLASRLCSIAPVGGILVDRPTAEALKKLDDKAYLIEPFGSPDLQGIGSIDAAQLHVVRQEM from the coding sequence GACTACCGTCGAGAAGCATGCTCGTCGGCTCCTCGGTGGTGCCCCAAAGTACGCTATTCATCAAGCTGCGGAACTCGCTGGAATGGATGTTGATTCTGTGCGTCGTTTTTGGCGCGCCATGGGGTTTCCGTATATTCGCAACTCTGAAAGTGTGCTGTTTACGGAATATGACATCGATGTGATGCGTGCCCATCAAGATTTCATCGAACGTGGGAAGATGGATGAGGATACGCAAAATTCGTTGGTTCGCGCGCAGTCGCACCTCGCAGATCGTATCGTGCTGTGGCAATATGAGGCTCTTGTAGAAGAAGCAGAAAATCGCTTTGGTTTAGATGAAGTGTCTGCTCGTTACTGGGTGTTAGATCATATTCAAGATTATGAACAGTTCCTGATTTATCAAACAAAGTACGCTTGGCGGCGGCATTTGACCGCGTTCCTGCGCCGCACTGAAGTTGAGTTGGAAGGCATGTCATACAACGGTGCAAACGTGATGCCGTTGACTCGTGCTATGGGCTTTGTTGATCTGGTGTCATTTACGCAACGTTCTGGTGAACTTTCGCCGCATCAACTAGTTGACTTTATTCAGACCTTCGAATTTACGTCGCGTGACGTCATTTCTGCGTACGGTGCTCGCGTGGTAAAAACGGTTGGGGATGCTGTTTTGTATATTGCTGATGATCTCGACGTCGGTGCCACAGTTGTTTCTGAAATCGTCAATGCGCTTCACAAGACTCCGGGTATGCCGGACGTGCGTGCCTCGCTTGTGTGGGGCGGTTTGGTCTCTCGATTCGGTGACGTGTTTGGTCCGAACGTCAATCTGGCATCTCGCCTGTGTTCTATCGCACCGGTTGGCGGTATTTTGGTGGATCGTCCAACGGCTGAAGCGTTGAAAAAACTGGATGATAAGGCGTATCTCATTGAACCGTTCGGTTCTCCTGATTTGCAAGGAATTGGGAGTATCGATGCTGCACAACTTCATGTTGTTAGACAAGAAATGTGA